One Deltaproteobacteria bacterium genomic window carries:
- a CDS encoding aspartate aminotransferase family protein, translated as MPFDIHKLIESREGENYALHSNYINPQFAKVLKTIGFDKVYTKAKGPYLYDKDGNEYLDFLSGYGVFAIGRNHPKIKLALTEFIDKDRANLVQMEAPLLSGLLAEALIKRVNQDGIDTVFFTNSGTESNECAIKFARGATGRKRILYLHHAFHGLSTGSLALNGNTEFREGFGDLLPGCEMIRQNDLNQLEDELKKKDVAAFIYEPIQGKGVYIPHDDTLPQAQKLCQKYGTLAIADEIQTGLGRTGKWFGFEHWNLNPDIITVSKSLSGGMVPVGATLTRRSIYNKVFSRMDRCVVHSSTFGQNDLAMVCGLATLSIIEEEGLVEKARMRGEEIVEGLKKLDAKHEWIKEIRGRGLMIGIEFGKPTSLKKKIQWNMVHQINSGLFGELIVMPLLAKHRILTQVSGHEQDVVKILPPLVIEPDHVGRFVTALDSVLEECGQITGPMWEMGKNLVKHALADRKAATA; from the coding sequence ATGCCTTTCGACATTCACAAACTTATCGAATCGCGCGAAGGCGAAAATTATGCCCTTCATTCGAACTACATCAACCCGCAGTTCGCCAAAGTCTTAAAGACCATCGGCTTCGACAAAGTTTACACGAAAGCGAAAGGGCCGTATCTTTACGACAAAGACGGCAATGAGTATCTCGATTTTCTCTCCGGCTATGGCGTTTTCGCCATCGGTCGAAACCACCCGAAAATCAAATTGGCGCTGACAGAATTTATCGACAAAGACCGCGCCAACCTGGTGCAGATGGAGGCCCCGCTCCTTTCGGGCCTTTTGGCCGAGGCGCTGATCAAACGGGTGAATCAGGACGGGATCGATACCGTTTTTTTCACCAACTCCGGCACCGAATCCAACGAGTGCGCCATCAAATTCGCCCGCGGCGCCACCGGGCGCAAACGGATTCTTTATCTCCATCACGCCTTTCACGGCCTTTCAACGGGAAGCCTTGCCCTAAACGGCAACACCGAATTCCGTGAAGGGTTCGGCGATCTTCTCCCCGGATGCGAGATGATCCGGCAAAACGATCTGAATCAACTGGAGGATGAACTGAAAAAGAAAGATGTCGCCGCCTTTATTTATGAACCGATTCAGGGAAAGGGGGTTTACATTCCCCACGACGATACCCTTCCTCAAGCGCAAAAACTCTGCCAAAAGTACGGGACTCTCGCCATCGCCGATGAAATCCAGACGGGGCTGGGCCGCACCGGAAAATGGTTCGGGTTCGAACACTGGAATTTAAACCCCGACATCATCACCGTTTCCAAGTCGCTTTCGGGCGGGATGGTACCGGTAGGAGCAACACTGACGCGACGAAGTATCTACAACAAGGTCTTTTCACGGATGGACCGGTGCGTGGTTCACTCCTCCACCTTTGGGCAGAACGATCTCGCCATGGTCTGCGGCCTTGCGACCCTTTCAATTATTGAAGAGGAAGGGTTGGTTGAAAAGGCCCGAATGCGGGGGGAAGAAATCGTCGAGGGGCTCAAAAAACTCGATGCAAAACACGAATGGATCAAGGAGATCCGCGGCAGGGGATTGATGATCGGCATCGAATTCGGAAAGCCCACCTCCCTCAAGAAAAAAATCCAGTGGAATATGGTTCATCAGATCAACTCCGGCCTGTTTGGCGAGTTGATTGTGATGCCGCTTTTGGCCAAGCACCGGATATTGACACAAGTCTCCGGCCACGAACAGGATGTGGTGAAAATTCTTCCTCCTTTGGTGATTGAACCGGATCATGTCGGCCGCTTTGTCACCGCTCTCGACTCGGTGCTTGAAGAATGCGGCCAAATCACCGGCCCTATGTGGGAGATGGGCAAAAATCTCGTCAAGCACGCCTTGGCCGACAGAAAAGCCGCTACGGCTTAA
- a CDS encoding ABC transporter ATP-binding protein, producing the protein MDQVLVAVEGLCKRYPDTLALDNLSFHLKRGEILGLLGPNGAGKTTAIHILLGLLTPSTGEVSVFGLSPLKDRHRIAKRLNFSSAYVNLPTNLKVYEVLNVFSRLYLVKNAAKKIKSLLDLFEISHLKNRVTGALSAGEKTRLNLCKCLLNDPELLLLDEPSASLDPEMADTVRGVLKKIQKEQGIGIVYTSHNMMEVEELCDRILFIHQGKKIAEGSAEEVKRTFKSGSLQEVFIKIVRNGDLIL; encoded by the coding sequence ATGGATCAGGTACTTGTCGCTGTCGAAGGTCTTTGCAAACGGTACCCCGATACCTTGGCTCTCGATAATCTTTCCTTTCATTTGAAGAGAGGGGAAATTCTCGGGCTTTTGGGCCCCAACGGTGCGGGAAAGACAACCGCCATTCATATTCTGCTCGGGCTGTTGACCCCCAGCACGGGAGAGGTTTCGGTCTTCGGCCTCTCTCCCTTAAAGGATCGCCACCGAATTGCCAAACGGCTCAATTTTTCATCCGCCTATGTGAATCTGCCGACGAATCTTAAGGTCTATGAGGTATTGAATGTCTTTTCGCGGCTTTATCTGGTAAAAAATGCGGCCAAAAAAATCAAATCGCTCCTTGACCTCTTTGAAATTTCACACCTGAAAAACCGTGTGACCGGGGCCTTGTCGGCGGGGGAAAAAACAAGGCTCAATCTCTGCAAGTGTCTCCTGAACGATCCGGAGCTTCTTTTATTGGACGAACCTTCCGCCAGCCTCGACCCAGAAATGGCCGATACCGTACGCGGTGTTCTGAAGAAAATCCAGAAGGAGCAGGGGATCGGCATCGTTTACACCTCGCACAACATGATGGAGGTGGAAGAGTTGTGCGACCGGATCCTTTTTATCCATCAGGGAAAAAAAATCGCCGAGGGTTCGGCGGAAGAGGTGAAACGGACTTTCAAGAGCGGGAGCCTGCAGGAGGTCTTTATCAAGATTGTCCGCAATGGGGATTTGATCTTATGA
- a CDS encoding ABC transporter permease: MNESVSRINAMILRYLYLHKRSVSRTLEVIFWPVMELLVWGFLTLYIQSLAQTEVSKIIIFLINAMIFWDVLYRSQQGVSISIVEDIWTQNIVNLLVSPLKIWEWLTATFIYGTAKILLIVAILAVIAFGLYHFNLIGMNGFYLIPLMANLLFFGWAMGVFTSGLLIRWGHAVEALIWGIPFLVQPLSAIFYPLSILPPSVQVISKLLPSTYVFEGMRAMIRDGVMPSSYMLTAFLLNIVYFFIAGFFFKWMYAKSRASGRLGRLGMD; this comes from the coding sequence ATGAACGAATCTGTTTCGCGCATCAACGCCATGATCCTGCGCTATCTCTACCTCCACAAGCGGAGCGTCTCCCGCACGCTTGAGGTTATTTTCTGGCCGGTGATGGAACTGTTGGTCTGGGGTTTTTTGACCCTCTACATCCAGAGCCTGGCCCAGACTGAAGTTTCCAAGATCATTATTTTTCTCATCAACGCGATGATTTTCTGGGATGTCCTCTACCGGAGCCAGCAGGGGGTGAGTATTTCCATTGTCGAGGATATCTGGACGCAAAACATCGTCAACCTTCTGGTTTCCCCGCTTAAAATCTGGGAGTGGCTGACCGCCACGTTCATTTACGGAACTGCAAAAATCCTGTTGATCGTGGCGATTCTTGCCGTCATCGCGTTTGGGCTTTATCATTTCAATCTCATCGGCATGAACGGTTTTTATCTCATTCCCCTGATGGCCAATCTTCTCTTTTTCGGCTGGGCGATGGGGGTTTTTACCTCCGGCCTTTTGATCCGCTGGGGACACGCCGTGGAGGCGCTGATTTGGGGAATCCCCTTTCTGGTCCAGCCGCTTTCCGCGATTTTTTATCCCCTCTCGATCCTTCCGCCATCGGTGCAGGTTATTTCAAAACTACTCCCCAGCACGTATGTATTTGAGGGGATGCGGGCGATGATCCGGGACGGGGTGATGCCGTCGAGCTACATGTTGACGGCTTTTTTGCTCAATATTGTTTATTTCTTTATTGCGGGATTTTTTTTCAAGTGGATGTACGCCAAATCGCGCGCCAGCGGAAGGCTGGGGAGGTTGGGGATGGATTGA
- a CDS encoding PIN domain-containing protein, which yields MIVAVDTNILLDILIPNPSFLESSRRTLNQYVEKAPLIIGEVVYAELAAQFDDELLFKTFLVSTGIRQVPSGNGALWTASRSWKRYNEHKKRKFLQSRRVLADFLVGAHAAVHAGNLITRDQGFYRTYFQNLKIIDPGR from the coding sequence GTGATCGTTGCCGTCGATACAAATATTCTTCTCGATATTCTCATCCCGAATCCCTCTTTTTTGGAATCGTCCAGAAGAACGCTCAACCAATACGTCGAAAAGGCCCCGTTGATCATCGGAGAGGTTGTCTATGCCGAATTGGCCGCCCAGTTTGACGACGAACTGTTGTTCAAAACGTTTCTGGTTTCCACAGGAATCAGACAGGTCCCTTCAGGTAACGGCGCCTTATGGACGGCCTCACGAAGCTGGAAACGATATAATGAGCATAAAAAACGGAAATTCCTTCAATCTCGCCGCGTTCTGGCCGATTTTCTTGTCGGGGCCCATGCCGCTGTTCATGCGGGAAACTTGATCACGCGAGACCAGGGTTTTTACAGGACCTATTTTCAAAATCTGAAAATCATCGATCCGGGCCGATAA
- a CDS encoding type II toxin-antitoxin system PrlF family antitoxin encodes MSRLTRKFQITLPKPVRAALNVRSGEEVDFVISAGGRIQVVRKDKRAPFDKFVGLLKSVKTKDSDRIVAGLRGHKS; translated from the coding sequence ATGTCTCGACTGACCCGAAAATTCCAAATCACCCTTCCCAAACCGGTTCGGGCGGCGTTGAATGTCCGCTCCGGTGAAGAGGTTGATTTTGTCATCTCTGCCGGAGGCCGCATCCAGGTCGTCCGGAAGGATAAAAGGGCCCCCTTCGACAAATTCGTAGGTCTCCTGAAATCGGTTAAAACAAAAGACAGTGATCGCATCGTTGCCGGCCTGCGGGGTCACAAATCGTGA
- a CDS encoding lytic transglycosylase domain-containing protein: protein MDESLITAVIINESGGKIEAVSDTGAYGVMQFTRDIYAPNPKKQFFKTSINPFVPEQAIDRGTAFLTYLRDLPYIKGDLEKIAAGYNQGEGAVADAVASAEAKGGNWKDYFWSTTKFNDPARRSEGLKFIASIKSILSLQDTRVSSAVHSLLANGPEIAQNNNVPSAKEWKQQHMDFNAEGSIVEIAPYAQKI, encoded by the coding sequence ATCGACGAATCGCTGATAACCGCCGTCATCATTAACGAATCCGGAGGAAAAATTGAGGCCGTATCCGATACCGGAGCCTATGGGGTAATGCAGTTCACCCGTGATATTTATGCCCCAAACCCCAAAAAACAATTTTTTAAAACCTCTATAAACCCTTTTGTCCCGGAACAGGCAATTGACCGGGGTACTGCCTTTCTCACTTATTTAAGAGATCTGCCTTACATTAAAGGAGATCTGGAGAAAATTGCGGCCGGATACAATCAAGGGGAAGGCGCCGTAGCCGACGCCGTCGCATCGGCTGAAGCAAAAGGGGGTAACTGGAAAGATTATTTCTGGTCAACAACAAAATTCAACGACCCGGCACGCCGTAGCGAAGGTTTGAAATTTATTGCCAGTATTAAATCAATCCTTTCCCTCCAGGATACCCGTGTTTCGAGTGCTGTCCACTCCCTGCTTGCAAATGGGCCGGAAATAGCTCAAAACAATAACGTACCTTCGGCCAAGGAATGGAAACAACAGCATATGGATTTTAATGCCGAAGGGTCAATAGTCGAAATCGCTCCTTATGCGCAAAAAATTTAA
- a CDS encoding acyl carrier protein yields MTKNSQLVSSCDEIRTEVSRFLKGPKANLLFPHVNLKDDLCLDSLDIVELIVHLEKKFGVEFDGDTMPSVETVGDMARYTQSLVTENVKI; encoded by the coding sequence ATGACCAAAAATTCCCAGCTTGTCTCTTCCTGTGACGAAATACGAACGGAGGTTTCCCGTTTCCTGAAAGGCCCGAAGGCAAACCTGCTTTTCCCGCACGTCAACCTCAAAGATGATCTTTGCCTCGACTCGCTGGATATCGTGGAATTGATCGTGCACCTCGAAAAGAAGTTTGGGGTTGAATTTGACGGCGATACCATGCCGTCCGTCGAGACGGTGGGCGACATGGCGCGGTATACGCAGTCACTTGTGACAGAAAACGTAAAAATCTAA